The following are encoded together in the Cololabis saira isolate AMF1-May2022 chromosome 5, fColSai1.1, whole genome shotgun sequence genome:
- the islr2 gene encoding immunoglobulin superfamily containing leucine-rich repeat protein 2, protein MARRLLQILALWTVVVGTAQGCPDLCTCQDKVTQMFANCASRDLLTVPVGLPSNVTTLSLTANKIKILTSKSFINTIQVTSLWLSHNQIVTIETNTLVPLVQLRNLDISNNKIVSFPWEDLRNLTALQLLKINNNEMTSLPRDAFSTLKDLRSLRINNNKFTTIAEGTFSALSSISLLHIFSNPFTCSCSLEWLRDWITNTKIAVPDSNLILCETPDNFKGVMVTKIPKLNCEAPIVSLTYQPNIENTDLYEGVSVILNCETKGSPKPQVSWEVTAGNQNYLFPLPSMREVSDLPINDKTTNSRFLVFGNGTLIIPRMSKKEDGSYSCSAMNELGKAESSVKLALAGTQSQGSNSISDATVDKIHPSAKRPGDPKVSKNNEINWAKHGEKTKFSPDGAKDKISEQAGSLPKDPTFASKCGVRDSSEYISNHAFNMTLDDLKQYTFDFGVIALEVSETEAKVQLNPLQLPNSKSNLHLSHADTQETVNKEPVGLLQSSSSKGTLDRLYLCVQTGNGHSVVQWSDIEEGVNSYRFHGLQPGTNYTLCLAYGAKDCHVQVVFTTSKKIPSLLIIVVVSIFLLGLATVPLLGATCCHLLYKYQGKTYKLIMKTQNADQMEKQMTRDFDPRASFVESEKTFNPSEIGEEEAEVEGDEGDGEGEAEGSVVTESIPGSSSKTNQEDFEAGSEYSDRLPLGAEAVNISEEINGNYKQPSR, encoded by the coding sequence ATGGCGAGAAGGCTCCTACAGATACTTGCCTTATGGACAGTTGTGGTTGGCACAGCACAGGGCTGTCCAGACCTTTGCACCTGCCAGGATAAAGTTACCCAAATGTTTGCCAATTGTGCTAGTAGAGATCTCCTAACTGTGCCTGTTGGCCTGCCCTCCAATGTTACCACTCTGAGTCTTACAGCCAATAAGATCAAAATACTGACAAGCAAAAGCTTCATTAATACCATCCAGGTCACTTCTCTCTGGCTGTCCCACAATCAGATCGTGACCATAGAGACGAACACTTTGGTGCCCCTGGTTCAGCTTCGCAACCTGGACATCAGCAACAACAAAATTGTAAGCTTTCCATGGGAAGATCTGCGGAACCTCACGGCACTCCAGCTtctgaaaataaacaacaatgAGATGACAAGCCTTCCAAGGGATGCCTTTTCCACGCTCAAAGACCTGAGGTCACTCCGCATTAACAACAACAAGTTTACCACCATCGCGGAGGGGACTTTCAGTGCcctctcctccatctctctcctACATATTTTCAGCAACCCTTTCACTTGCTCCTGCAGTCTGGAGTGGCTGAGGGATTGGATCACAAACACCAAAATTGCTGTCCCAGACTCAAATTTAATTCTATGTGAAACGCCTGATAATTTTAAAGGTGTGATGGTTACAAAGATTCCTAAACTGAATTGTGAAGCTCCCATTGTTAGTTTAACATATCAACCAAACATAGAGAACACTGATCTCTATGAAGGTGTCTCTGTCATCTTGAATTGTGAGACAAAAGGAAGCCCCAAGCCACAGGTCAGCTGGGAGGTGACTGCGGGAAATCAAAATTATCTATTCCCCTTACCCTCCATGAGAGAAGTCAGTGATTTACCAATAAATGATAAAACAACCAACAGCAGATTCCTCGTCTTTGGGAACGGCACTCTCATCATCCCTCGCATGAGTAAAAAAGAAGATGGGAGTTATAGCTGCTCTGCAATGAATGAGTTAGGCAAAGCAGAGAGCAGTGTTAAACTGGCTCTGGCAGGCACCCAAAGTCAAGGCAGTAATTCAATCTCTGATGCAACTGTGGACAAGATCCATCCATCTGCTAAAAGGCCTGGAGACcccaaagtctccaaaaacaatgaaataaactgGGCCAAGCACGGCGAAAAGACAAAATTCAGCCCTGATGGTGCAAAAGACAAAATTTCAGAGCAGGCTGGAAGTTTGCCCAAGGACCCCACCTTTGCAAGCAAGTGTGGTGTGAGAGACAGCAGTGAATACATATCCAACCACGCCTTCAACATGACCCTGGATGACCTGAAGCAGTACACCTTTGATTTTGGAGTTATTGCATTAGAAGTATCTGAGACGGAGGCCAAAGTGCAGCTGAATCCGCTACAGCTTCCTAACAGCAAATCGAACCTCCATCTCAGTCATGCTGATACCCAGGAAACAGTGAATAAAGAGCCCGTGGGTCTGCTACAGTCCTCATCCAGTAAGGGCACACTCGACAGGCTTTATCTCTGTGTACAGACGGGAAATGGACACTCCGTGGTTCAGTGGTCTGATATCGAGGAGGGTGTTAATTCCTACCGCTTCCATGGTTTACAACCTGGCACCAATTACACTCTTTGTCTCGCCTATGGGGCGAAGGACTGCCATGTCCAAGTAGTCTTCACAACTAGTAAGAAAATCCCCTCCCTGCTCATCATCGTGGTTGTCAGCATTTTCCTATTGGGTCTGGCCACTGTCCCTTTGCTGGGAGCCACCTGCTGTCACTTATTATACAAGTATCAAGGAAAGACCTACAAGTTAATCATGAAGACTCAAAATGCCGATCAGATGGAGAAACAAATGACAAGAGATTTTGATCCCAGGGCGTCTTTTGTGGAGTCAGAGAAAACCTTCAATCCCAGCGAGATAGGCGAAGAGGAGGCAGAGGTGGAGGGAGACGAGGGAGATGGAGAGGGGGAGGCTGAGGGGAGCGTGGTGACCGAGTCTATCCCCGGATCCTCGTCCAAAACTAACCAGGAAGATTTTGAAGCGGGATCCGAGTACAGTGACAGATTACCGCTGGGAGCTGAGGCCGTGAACATCTCGGAGGAAATCAACGGCAACTACAAGCAGCCCAGCCGCTGA